A single region of the Pontibacter kalidii genome encodes:
- the apaG gene encoding Co2+/Mg2+ efflux protein ApaG, which produces MDTKTTEGVKITVTTNYLPDYSSPVQQHFVFAYRIKIENNSEFTVKLLRRHWYIHDATGQMREVEGEGVVGQQPTLEPGETHEYVSGCNLKTGIGKMRGTYLMERMVDGRKFDVTIPEFTLVVPYKLN; this is translated from the coding sequence ATGGATACAAAAACAACGGAAGGTGTAAAAATCACGGTTACCACCAACTACTTGCCGGACTACTCGAGCCCGGTACAGCAGCACTTTGTTTTTGCCTATAGGATAAAGATAGAGAACAACAGCGAGTTTACCGTAAAACTGCTGCGCCGCCACTGGTACATCCACGATGCCACCGGCCAGATGCGCGAGGTGGAGGGCGAAGGCGTGGTAGGCCAGCAGCCTACCTTGGAGCCGGGCGAGACGCATGAATATGTATCAGGCTGCAACCTGAAGACCGGCATCGGCAAAATGCGCGGTACCTACCTGATGGAACGCATGGTAGACGGCCGGAAGTTCGACGTCACCATTCCTGAATTCACGCTTGTGGTACCTTACAAACTCAATTAA
- a CDS encoding O-methyltransferase, with translation MSYLRLAADYLLYRMRAYKLHGVHSPFVFDLYHNVLHHTGHFLAYDHVEALRDELLHDERQLQVTDFGAGSRSINQKTRKVKDIARTSAKPAKYGQLLFRLVNHFQPATIVELGTSLGLTTSYLAEARNKGKVYTFEGCPNIARTARENFKKQGYDNISLVEGNLDETLDKQLQEMERLDFAFLDGNHRYEPTLRYFESCLEKSHENTVLVLDDIYWSLEMKRAWQEVKRHPQVRQTVDLYFVGLVFFRPQQPKEDFTLYF, from the coding sequence GTGTCTTACCTAAGATTAGCTGCTGATTACCTGCTGTACCGGATGCGTGCCTACAAACTGCATGGCGTCCACTCTCCTTTCGTATTCGATCTGTACCACAACGTGCTGCACCACACCGGCCACTTCCTGGCTTACGACCATGTGGAGGCGCTGCGCGATGAGCTGCTGCACGACGAGCGCCAACTGCAGGTGACCGATTTCGGCGCAGGCTCCAGAAGTATAAACCAGAAGACCCGGAAAGTGAAGGACATTGCCCGCACCTCGGCCAAGCCAGCCAAGTATGGGCAGCTGCTGTTCCGGCTGGTCAACCACTTCCAACCCGCGACGATAGTAGAATTAGGCACCTCCCTCGGACTGACCACATCCTACCTGGCAGAGGCACGCAATAAAGGTAAGGTCTATACTTTTGAGGGATGCCCCAACATTGCCCGCACAGCCCGCGAGAACTTCAAGAAGCAAGGCTATGACAACATCAGCCTGGTGGAAGGAAACCTGGACGAGACGCTGGACAAACAGCTACAGGAGATGGAGCGCCTCGATTTTGCCTTCCTGGACGGTAACCACCGTTACGAGCCCACCCTGCGCTACTTTGAGAGCTGCCTGGAGAAAAGCCACGAAAACACCGTGCTGGTGCTGGATGATATTTACTGGTCTTTGGAGATGAAGCGGGCCTGGCAGGAGGTAAAACGCCACCCGCAGGTGCGCCAGACCGTGGATTTATACTTTGTAGGACTGGTATTCTTCCGGCCGCAGCAGCCGAAGGAGGATTTTACACTATATTTTTAG
- the kdsA gene encoding 3-deoxy-8-phosphooctulonate synthase — protein sequence MFEIPKLKYTDSGNFFLMAGPCAIEGEEMAMEIAERVKTITDKLQIPWIFKGSYRKANRSRLDSFCGIGDEKALRILEKVGKEFDVPTVTDIHESGEAAMAAEYVDVLQIPAFLCRQTDLLVAAANTGKVVNIKKGQFLSGEAMRFAVDKVRESGNDKVILTDRGNSFGYSDLVVDFRNIPAMQATGAPVVMDITHSLQQPNQSSGVTGGKPALIETIAKAAIAVGADGLFIETHPQPSIAKSDGANMLPLDQLEALLQKLVRIRQAVR from the coding sequence ATGTTCGAGATACCAAAACTGAAGTATACAGACAGCGGCAATTTCTTCCTGATGGCCGGCCCCTGCGCTATTGAGGGCGAGGAAATGGCAATGGAGATTGCCGAGCGCGTGAAAACCATTACCGACAAGCTGCAGATTCCGTGGATCTTTAAAGGTTCCTATCGCAAAGCCAACCGCTCCCGCCTCGACTCTTTCTGTGGCATCGGCGACGAGAAGGCGCTGCGCATCCTGGAGAAGGTAGGGAAGGAGTTTGACGTGCCCACCGTAACCGATATCCACGAGAGTGGGGAGGCTGCCATGGCCGCCGAGTATGTGGACGTGCTGCAGATACCGGCTTTCCTGTGCCGCCAAACCGACCTGCTGGTAGCCGCCGCTAATACGGGCAAAGTCGTAAACATCAAGAAGGGCCAGTTCCTGTCGGGTGAGGCGATGCGCTTTGCCGTGGATAAAGTACGCGAGTCAGGCAACGACAAAGTTATCCTGACGGACCGCGGCAACAGCTTCGGCTACTCCGACCTGGTGGTGGACTTCAGAAATATTCCGGCCATGCAGGCCACCGGTGCCCCAGTGGTAATGGACATTACGCACTCGCTGCAGCAGCCCAACCAAAGCTCCGGCGTTACGGGCGGCAAGCCGGCCCTGATAGAGACCATCGCCAAGGCGGCCATTGCCGTAGGTGCCGACGGCCTGTTCATCGAAACGCATCCGCAGCCAAGTATAGCCAAATCCGACGGAGCCAACATGCTACCGCTCGATCAACTGGAGGCGCTGCTGCAAAAGTTGGTGCGTATCCGCCAGGCGGTGAGGTAG
- the rpsA gene encoding 30S ribosomal protein S1, with the protein MSNSPENFDWDKFESQGFGGGYSKAEKAEMEKMYDDTLTTVQEQEVVTGTVVGVTDRDVILNIGFKSDGLVSISEFRDMPDLKPGDQVEVFIEDQEDPNGQLILSRKKAKIVSAWAKIYDALENDNVLEGVVKRRTKGGLIMDIHGVEAFLPGSQIDVKPIRDFDVFVGKKMEVKVVKINAAFDNVVVSHKVLIEKDLEQQRAAILNNLERGQVLEGVIKNMTNFGVFIDLGGVDGLLHITDISWGRINHPEEVLNLDQKVNVVVLDFDDDKKRISLGMKQLTPHPWDALPAEIEVGSKVKGRIVNVADYGAFLELMPGVEGLIHVSEMSWSQHLRNPQDFIKQGDEVEAVVLTLDREERKMSLGIKQLTEDPWTKEDVLTKYAIGTKHTGIVRNLTNFGLFLELEEGVDGLVHVSDLSWTKKIKHPSEFVKVGENLDVVVLELDVPNRRLALGHKQLEENPWDTFESVFNIGSVHKATVLEKSDRGATLELPYGIEGFSFPKGLTKEDGSQVEAGETLDFKVTEFSKDDRKIILSHTATHSEVESSRAARATKKAAPAAGGGEKKEKAPKVQKEVENKSTLGDLDALSALKEQMLENEKEAGVKKLEAAAAKKAKDSNEDEASEEENNA; encoded by the coding sequence ATGAGTAATTCTCCAGAAAATTTCGACTGGGACAAGTTTGAGTCCCAGGGTTTCGGTGGCGGTTACAGCAAAGCTGAGAAAGCCGAAATGGAAAAAATGTATGACGACACCCTGACTACCGTACAGGAGCAGGAGGTTGTTACAGGAACCGTGGTTGGCGTTACAGATCGTGACGTAATCCTGAACATCGGTTTCAAATCTGATGGCCTTGTGTCTATCTCTGAGTTCAGGGATATGCCGGACCTGAAGCCAGGCGATCAGGTAGAAGTGTTTATCGAAGACCAGGAAGACCCGAACGGTCAGCTTATCTTGTCCCGCAAGAAGGCGAAAATCGTTTCTGCCTGGGCTAAGATTTACGACGCGCTTGAGAACGACAACGTTCTGGAGGGTGTGGTGAAGAGAAGAACCAAAGGTGGTCTTATCATGGATATCCATGGTGTGGAGGCCTTCTTGCCAGGATCTCAGATCGACGTGAAGCCGATCCGCGACTTCGACGTGTTCGTAGGCAAGAAAATGGAAGTGAAAGTTGTGAAAATCAACGCCGCTTTCGACAACGTGGTGGTATCTCACAAAGTACTTATCGAGAAAGACCTGGAGCAGCAGCGTGCCGCTATCCTGAACAACCTGGAGCGTGGTCAGGTACTGGAAGGCGTTATCAAGAACATGACAAACTTCGGTGTGTTCATCGACCTTGGTGGCGTAGACGGTCTGCTTCACATTACAGATATTTCATGGGGCCGTATCAACCACCCAGAGGAAGTTCTGAACCTGGACCAGAAGGTGAACGTGGTAGTGCTCGACTTCGACGACGACAAGAAGCGTATCTCTCTTGGCATGAAGCAGCTTACGCCGCACCCATGGGACGCACTTCCTGCTGAGATTGAGGTTGGCTCAAAAGTTAAAGGCAGAATCGTTAACGTGGCTGATTACGGCGCGTTCCTGGAACTGATGCCAGGCGTAGAGGGTCTTATCCACGTTTCAGAAATGAGCTGGTCTCAGCACCTGCGTAACCCGCAAGACTTCATCAAGCAAGGCGACGAGGTGGAAGCAGTAGTGCTGACACTGGATCGTGAAGAGCGTAAGATGTCTCTGGGCATTAAGCAGCTTACCGAAGATCCATGGACGAAGGAGGATGTGTTGACGAAATACGCTATCGGTACAAAGCACACCGGTATCGTTCGCAACCTGACAAACTTCGGCCTGTTCCTGGAGCTGGAAGAAGGTGTTGACGGCCTAGTACACGTATCTGACCTGAGCTGGACGAAGAAGATCAAGCACCCATCTGAGTTTGTGAAAGTTGGTGAGAACCTGGACGTAGTTGTTCTGGAACTGGACGTTCCGAACAGAAGACTTGCTCTGGGCCACAAGCAACTGGAGGAAAACCCTTGGGATACGTTTGAGTCTGTATTCAACATCGGTTCAGTACACAAGGCTACTGTACTTGAGAAATCAGACAGAGGCGCTACGCTGGAGCTGCCTTACGGCATCGAAGGTTTCTCTTTCCCGAAAGGTCTGACAAAAGAAGACGGTTCTCAGGTAGAGGCTGGCGAAACGCTTGACTTCAAAGTAACTGAATTCTCGAAAGACGATCGTAAGATCATCCTTTCGCACACTGCTACTCACTCTGAGGTAGAGTCTTCGAGAGCTGCAAGAGCTACGAAGAAGGCTGCCCCTGCTGCTGGCGGTGGTGAGAAGAAGGAGAAAGCTCCAAAGGTTCAGAAAGAAGTAGAGAACAAGTCTACACTTGGCGACCTGGATGCCCTTTCAGCCCTGAAAGAGCAGATGCTGGAGAATGAGAAAGAGGCTGGCGTGAAGAAATTAGAGGCTGCTGCTGCTAAAAAGGCAAAAGACTCTAACGAAGACGAAGCTTCTGAAGAAGAGAACAACGCTTAA
- a CDS encoding GNAT family N-acetyltransferase: MKEPNSLIVREMVEDDIEHFIRYWVDASPEHLEGMGVDVSKRPTREQVEQLVKSQICLPMEEKKAYFLAWVKNGYPVGSAHVNQIAWGEQAFMHLHLWNSKNRQKGMGCELVKQSLSFFFENLKLKQLFCEPYALNPAPNKTVEKLGFTFVKQHTTIPGASNFEQAVNLWKLTKEQYQKITRLQHHL, from the coding sequence ATGAAAGAACCAAATTCATTAATTGTTAGAGAAATGGTGGAAGATGATATAGAACATTTCATCCGTTACTGGGTGGATGCATCACCAGAACATTTAGAAGGCATGGGCGTGGATGTAAGCAAGAGACCGACAAGAGAACAGGTTGAGCAGCTGGTCAAATCTCAAATCTGTTTGCCCATGGAGGAGAAGAAAGCATACTTTCTGGCTTGGGTAAAAAATGGCTACCCTGTCGGAAGTGCTCATGTAAATCAAATTGCATGGGGGGAGCAAGCTTTTATGCACTTACACCTCTGGAACTCAAAAAACAGGCAGAAAGGAATGGGGTGTGAACTTGTGAAACAATCGCTTTCGTTCTTTTTCGAGAATTTGAAATTAAAGCAGCTCTTTTGCGAGCCTTATGCTTTGAATCCAGCTCCGAACAAGACGGTAGAAAAACTTGGATTTACATTTGTCAAGCAGCATACAACCATTCCTGGGGCCTCTAACTTTGAGCAGGCAGTTAACCTGTGGAAATTGACTAAAGAGCAATATCAAAAAATAACCAGGCTACAACACCACCTATAA
- a CDS encoding methyltransferase domain-containing protein: MNQDFNAAYWQQRYQQNQTGWDVGAITPPLKEYFDQLENKALRILIPGCGNAYEAEYLHQNGFTNVYVADVAEAPLQQFQARVPDFPHHHLLHQDFFSLQGPFDLIVEQTFFCALNPRLRAGYARKCAELLQPVGKLMGLLFDTTFEKEGPPFGGSREEYRAYFAPYFDFLQFDTATNSIPPRQGKELFVELKARKLES; the protein is encoded by the coding sequence ATGAACCAAGATTTTAATGCAGCGTACTGGCAACAGCGCTATCAGCAGAACCAGACGGGCTGGGACGTTGGGGCTATAACGCCACCGCTGAAAGAATATTTTGATCAGTTAGAAAACAAAGCGCTGCGAATTTTAATTCCGGGTTGCGGAAACGCCTACGAGGCCGAGTACCTGCACCAAAACGGGTTTACGAATGTGTATGTGGCTGATGTGGCCGAGGCGCCGCTCCAGCAATTTCAGGCGCGCGTCCCGGATTTCCCGCATCACCACCTGCTGCACCAGGATTTCTTCTCGTTGCAGGGGCCTTTTGACCTGATCGTGGAGCAAACGTTTTTTTGTGCCCTGAACCCGCGCCTGCGTGCCGGTTATGCTCGGAAATGCGCTGAGCTGCTGCAGCCAGTAGGCAAACTGATGGGCCTTTTGTTCGATACGACCTTTGAGAAAGAAGGGCCGCCGTTCGGCGGGAGCCGCGAGGAGTACAGGGCATACTTTGCGCCATACTTTGATTTCCTGCAGTTCGACACGGCAACTAATTCCATCCCGCCCCGGCAGGGAAAGGAGCTGTTTGTGGAGTTGAAAGCTAGGAAGCTAGAGAGTTAG
- the cphA gene encoding cyanophycin synthetase codes for MKIIDLRIMRGPNYWSVKHPKLIVVKLALEELGQKTTSDIPNFISRLTKMFPGMHSHRAAEGVEGGFFKSVEEGTTFGHVVQHVALELQTMAGMESGYGRCYPAPEEEYMTVVYSYQEERAGEYAAYAAVRITKALVNGEKYNLDEDILRLHDIREDEYFGPSTYSIVSEAVSRGIPYIRLNRHSLIQLGYGVNQQRIQATMTSGTACFSVEIAGDKKATKDILEEAGIPVPKGRTIYAPEELKKAIDWLGYPLVLKPLDSNHGKGASINITNLKDAQKGFTEARKYSQGVMVEQYIQGFDFRLLVINGKFVAAAMRTPAMVTGDGISTIKQLIDKENRDPRRGIGHEKVLTRITIDKHTQNILKQRNLTTKSVLAEGEVLYLKSTANISTGGTATDVSDLVDPYNVLMAERIAGLIGLDICGIDVMTTDIAIPLNEARGAVLEVNAAPGFRMHISPTYGLPRNVAEPVVDMLFPRDKPARIPIIAVTGTNGKTTTTRLIAHMVKHKGFQVGYTTTEGIYIQDKLLEKGDTTGSYSAQFVLKDPTVNFAVLECARGGLLRSGLGFEQCDIGIVTNVSSDHLGLGDIHTLEELARLKAVVPKSVSKDGYAVLNADDDLVYAMAEEVSCKVAFFSMDENNPRILKHIAKGGLAAVFENGYISIFKNSYKIRIDRVADVPLTFGGKARFNIENILAAALAGYISHFEIHDIKTSLRTFIPSPSKTPGRMNLFKFPTFDVLVDYAHNVGGLKAIGDYMNALDVTKKVGIVAAVGDRRQEDFYEIGRVSGEIFDEIIVRLDADLRGRTADEILGPVLKGIEDVAPEKQVHQIPQEMRAIAFALERAEPGALIAIFTEDVHESVKMVESFKVIQDRKEFVE; via the coding sequence ATGAAAATCATAGATTTGCGCATCATGCGCGGGCCAAATTACTGGTCAGTAAAGCACCCTAAGCTTATTGTTGTAAAGCTGGCGCTGGAAGAACTCGGCCAGAAGACAACCAGCGACATCCCCAATTTCATATCCCGCCTTACAAAAATGTTTCCCGGTATGCATAGCCACCGGGCTGCGGAGGGAGTGGAGGGCGGCTTCTTTAAATCGGTAGAGGAGGGCACTACCTTCGGGCATGTGGTGCAGCATGTGGCGCTCGAGTTGCAAACGATGGCCGGAATGGAGAGCGGCTACGGCCGTTGCTACCCGGCCCCTGAAGAAGAATACATGACGGTAGTATATTCTTACCAGGAGGAGCGCGCCGGAGAATATGCCGCTTATGCCGCCGTACGCATTACGAAGGCACTGGTAAACGGCGAGAAATATAACTTGGATGAAGACATCCTACGCCTCCACGACATCCGGGAGGACGAGTACTTCGGGCCAAGCACCTATTCCATAGTCTCTGAGGCTGTGAGCCGCGGGATACCTTATATCCGCCTGAACCGCCACTCGCTCATACAACTGGGCTACGGGGTCAACCAGCAGCGCATACAAGCCACCATGACGTCGGGCACCGCCTGCTTCTCGGTAGAGATTGCCGGTGATAAAAAAGCCACCAAAGACATTTTGGAAGAGGCGGGCATCCCCGTGCCAAAGGGCCGGACCATCTATGCCCCCGAAGAGCTGAAGAAGGCGATTGACTGGCTGGGATACCCGCTTGTGCTGAAGCCGCTGGACAGCAACCACGGCAAAGGGGCCTCTATCAATATCACCAACCTGAAAGATGCGCAGAAAGGCTTTACGGAAGCCAGGAAATATTCGCAGGGAGTGATGGTGGAGCAGTATATACAGGGCTTCGATTTCAGACTGCTGGTGATTAACGGCAAGTTTGTGGCGGCCGCCATGCGTACGCCGGCCATGGTTACCGGCGATGGCATTTCCACCATCAAGCAACTTATTGATAAGGAAAACCGGGATCCGCGTCGAGGAATCGGACACGAGAAGGTGCTCACGCGGATTACCATCGACAAGCACACGCAGAATATCCTGAAGCAGCGGAACCTGACGACCAAATCGGTGCTGGCGGAAGGGGAGGTGCTTTACCTGAAAAGCACGGCCAACATCAGCACGGGTGGCACGGCTACCGATGTATCCGACCTGGTGGACCCCTACAATGTGCTGATGGCGGAGCGAATTGCCGGTCTCATCGGGCTGGACATCTGTGGCATCGACGTGATGACCACCGACATTGCCATACCTTTAAACGAGGCACGTGGCGCCGTACTGGAAGTGAACGCCGCCCCTGGCTTCAGGATGCACATCTCCCCGACGTATGGCCTGCCACGCAACGTGGCTGAGCCCGTGGTGGACATGCTGTTCCCGAGAGATAAGCCGGCCCGTATTCCGATCATCGCGGTAACGGGTACCAATGGCAAAACCACCACCACGCGCCTTATCGCCCATATGGTGAAGCACAAGGGCTTCCAGGTCGGCTATACTACCACAGAAGGAATCTACATACAGGACAAGCTACTGGAGAAAGGTGACACAACCGGTTCTTACAGCGCCCAATTCGTTCTAAAGGACCCAACCGTAAATTTCGCCGTGCTGGAGTGTGCCAGGGGCGGACTGCTACGCTCGGGCCTTGGCTTTGAGCAATGCGATATAGGCATCGTAACCAACGTAAGTTCCGACCACCTGGGGCTGGGTGATATTCATACCCTGGAAGAGCTGGCGCGCCTGAAAGCGGTTGTGCCGAAGAGCGTGAGCAAAGATGGCTATGCGGTGCTGAACGCCGATGATGACCTGGTGTATGCCATGGCCGAGGAAGTAAGCTGTAAAGTGGCCTTCTTTAGTATGGATGAGAATAATCCGCGCATCCTGAAGCACATTGCCAAAGGCGGGCTGGCGGCAGTGTTCGAGAACGGCTACATCTCCATTTTCAAGAACAGCTATAAGATCCGGATAGACCGCGTGGCCGACGTGCCGCTGACCTTTGGCGGTAAAGCCCGGTTTAACATTGAGAACATACTGGCCGCAGCCTTGGCCGGGTATATTTCGCACTTCGAGATTCATGATATCAAGACCTCGCTGCGCACCTTTATACCTTCCCCGAGCAAAACACCGGGCCGAATGAACCTCTTTAAATTTCCTACGTTTGACGTGTTGGTGGACTATGCACACAACGTGGGCGGCCTGAAAGCCATCGGCGATTATATGAATGCACTGGATGTCACGAAGAAAGTGGGCATCGTAGCAGCGGTAGGAGACCGCCGTCAGGAGGATTTCTATGAAATAGGACGTGTATCCGGGGAGATCTTTGACGAGATCATCGTGCGCCTGGATGCTGACCTGCGGGGCAGAACAGCGGACGAGATTCTAGGGCCGGTGCTGAAAGGGATAGAAGATGTTGCCCCGGAGAAGCAGGTGCACCAGATCCCGCAGGAGATGCGCGCCATTGCCTTTGCCCTGGAAAGAGCCGAGCCAGGGGCTCTGATAGCGATTTTTACCGAGGATGTGCACGAATCGGTGAAAATGGTAGAGAGTTTTAAGGTAATTCAGGACCGGAAGGAGTTTGTAGAATAA
- the ung gene encoding uracil-DNA glycosylase, whose protein sequence is MHVKIEESWQNVLQDEFEKPYFKELVSFVKDEYTSQKVYPPGNQIFNAFEMCPFDKVEVVILGQDPYHGPNQANGLAFSVSDKVRTPPSLLNIFKEIKSDLGKDLPPNGNLERWAEQGVLLLNATLTVRAGDAGSHQKKGWEEFTNAVVQKVNELKENVVFMLWGAYAQKKGAFIDERKHLVLKAAHPSPFAADRGFFGSRHFSKANAYLEQHGKKPIDW, encoded by the coding sequence ATGCATGTAAAGATAGAAGAAAGCTGGCAAAATGTATTACAAGATGAATTTGAAAAACCATACTTTAAGGAACTGGTTTCATTTGTAAAAGACGAATACACGAGCCAAAAAGTTTATCCGCCAGGCAACCAGATATTTAATGCCTTCGAGATGTGTCCTTTTGATAAGGTGGAGGTTGTGATCCTGGGTCAAGACCCGTACCACGGGCCGAATCAGGCCAATGGCCTTGCTTTCTCTGTAAGTGATAAGGTGCGCACGCCACCCTCGCTGCTCAATATTTTTAAGGAGATAAAGAGCGACCTGGGTAAAGATCTACCACCTAACGGCAACCTGGAGCGCTGGGCGGAGCAGGGGGTACTGCTGCTGAATGCTACCCTTACCGTGCGCGCCGGAGATGCGGGCTCTCATCAGAAGAAGGGCTGGGAGGAGTTTACGAATGCGGTGGTGCAGAAGGTGAATGAGCTGAAGGAGAATGTGGTATTTATGCTTTGGGGAGCCTATGCGCAAAAGAAGGGGGCTTTTATTGACGAGCGCAAGCACCTGGTGTTAAAGGCAGCGCACCCGTCGCCCTTCGCTGCCGACCGTGGTTTCTTCGGTAGCCGCCACTTCAGCAAAGCCAACGCTTACCTGGAGCAGCACGGTAAAAAGCCTATTGATTGGTAA